In Actinoplanes sp. NBC_00393, a single genomic region encodes these proteins:
- a CDS encoding L,D-transpeptidase: protein MAGAAVGFGAVDVTGLLPSPQPAVAVAEASPAAGPSFVKIVKGVPAAEPVEAETEAGTAPGCGGGRHQRAIEQSLATLGTAIDCAAIRAFQQRFGIRPARGQADATTADVARRIATASTRLGGCDAAPQGVTACVDLTTQTAWVVRDGAVVLGPTVVRTGYRGHATPAGEYTINKRTEREWSNPYEVWLPYWQRFVGGIGFHETTTYLHDKARGSHGCVNLLHRDAVTMWEQLEMGAAVHTFGRRP, encoded by the coding sequence GTGGCGGGTGCCGCCGTCGGTTTCGGGGCGGTCGATGTGACCGGCCTGCTTCCGTCGCCGCAGCCGGCCGTTGCTGTCGCGGAGGCGTCTCCGGCGGCGGGCCCGTCGTTCGTCAAGATCGTCAAAGGCGTGCCGGCCGCCGAACCAGTCGAAGCCGAGACCGAGGCCGGGACCGCGCCGGGTTGCGGCGGTGGCCGTCATCAGCGTGCGATCGAGCAGAGCCTCGCGACCCTCGGCACCGCCATCGACTGCGCCGCCATCCGGGCTTTCCAGCAGCGCTTCGGCATCCGCCCGGCGCGCGGCCAAGCCGACGCGACCACCGCCGACGTCGCCCGCCGGATCGCGACCGCCTCAACCCGGCTCGGCGGATGCGACGCCGCGCCGCAGGGCGTGACCGCCTGCGTCGACCTCACCACGCAGACTGCCTGGGTGGTCCGCGACGGCGCCGTGGTCCTCGGCCCGACCGTGGTCCGCACCGGCTACCGCGGCCACGCGACTCCCGCCGGCGAATACACGATCAACAAGCGGACTGAGCGGGAGTGGTCGAACCCGTACGAGGTCTGGCTCCCGTACTGGCAGCGGTTCGTCGGCGGGATCGGCTTCCACGAGACGACCACCTACCTGCACGACAAGGCTCGCGGCTCGCACGGCTGCGTGAACCTGCTGCACCGCGACGCGGTCACGATGTGGGAGCAGCTGGAGATGGGCGCCGCGGTGCACACGTTCGGGCGCCGGCCGTAA
- a CDS encoding class I SAM-dependent methyltransferase translates to MDSVTRANRDAWETASEKYVREDAEMLAVAASGVSLTDAERPILRDVLRTSPQVVHLQSGNGTDDVALIHAGARSVMGVDYSAVTVRAAQRRADELGVACRYLVGALPGAPLADGCADLVYTGKGALIWIRDLSSWARDVVRLLRPSGHLFIYEEHPAAPLWTWDADEPGIRPDRSYFAASHVNDTFPAGGAVQTQRTLGEFVTVLAAAGLQVQELHEYAEPFWRMGDLAAAAWNGRLPNAFALLARR, encoded by the coding sequence ATGGATTCGGTGACCCGGGCGAACCGGGACGCGTGGGAGACCGCCTCCGAGAAGTACGTCCGGGAGGATGCGGAGATGCTGGCCGTCGCGGCCTCCGGCGTGTCGCTGACCGACGCCGAGCGCCCGATCCTGCGCGACGTGCTGCGCACGTCACCGCAGGTGGTGCACCTGCAGAGCGGCAACGGCACGGACGATGTCGCGCTCATCCACGCCGGCGCCAGGTCGGTGATGGGCGTCGATTACAGCGCGGTGACGGTACGCGCGGCGCAGCGCCGGGCTGACGAACTGGGAGTGGCCTGCCGTTACCTGGTCGGTGCGCTGCCGGGCGCGCCGCTGGCCGACGGCTGCGCCGACCTCGTCTACACCGGGAAGGGCGCACTGATCTGGATCCGGGACCTCTCGTCCTGGGCCCGGGACGTGGTGCGGCTGCTGCGGCCCTCCGGGCATCTGTTCATCTACGAGGAGCATCCGGCGGCGCCACTGTGGACGTGGGACGCCGACGAGCCGGGGATCCGGCCGGACCGCAGCTATTTCGCGGCGAGCCACGTCAACGACACGTTCCCGGCCGGGGGAGCGGTGCAGACGCAGCGCACGCTGGGCGAGTTCGTCACCGTCCTGGCCGCCGCCGGGCTGCAGGTTCAGGAACTGCACGAGTACGCCGAGCCGTTCTGGCGGATGGGCGATCTGGCCGCGGCCGCCTGGAACGGTCGCCTGCCGAACGCGTTCGCGTTGCTCGCCCGCCGCTGA
- a CDS encoding carbohydrate ABC transporter permease has translation MKHGRWRFLLAALVPALVLHVVFVLSPYAQAFYLSMTDWTGVAGEAHFVGTDNFARLGGDTLFLDAVRNNAVMLLVVPAATIAIALFLASMLNGRRPVRGSSAYQIVYFFPQMLSLVIIGVLWAFVYSPNTGLLNSGLRAVGLSGLAQSWLGEPSWALIAVMAVVVWSSVGFYVVLFSAAIDAIPRELFEAATLDGAGRWATFRGVTLPLVRESVQVAFVYLGILALDGFVLVQVMTVGPGGPDGATEVVGLSLYRTAFTYGKFGYATAMGVALFFASLTLAVFALRWGRRNQVEMA, from the coding sequence ATGAAGCACGGCCGGTGGCGGTTCCTGCTCGCCGCACTCGTGCCGGCGCTGGTGCTGCACGTCGTCTTCGTGCTCTCGCCGTACGCCCAGGCCTTCTATCTGTCGATGACGGACTGGACCGGGGTGGCCGGCGAGGCGCACTTCGTCGGGACGGACAACTTCGCCCGGCTCGGCGGCGACACGCTGTTCCTCGACGCCGTGCGCAACAACGCCGTGATGCTGCTGGTGGTCCCGGCCGCGACGATCGCGATCGCGCTGTTCCTGGCGAGCATGCTGAACGGTCGCCGGCCGGTCCGCGGCTCCTCGGCGTACCAGATCGTCTACTTCTTCCCGCAGATGCTGTCGCTGGTGATCATCGGGGTGCTCTGGGCGTTCGTCTACAGCCCCAACACCGGGTTGCTCAACTCGGGGCTGCGGGCGGTCGGGCTGTCCGGGCTCGCGCAGAGCTGGCTGGGTGAACCGTCGTGGGCGCTGATCGCGGTGATGGCCGTGGTGGTCTGGTCGTCGGTCGGGTTCTACGTGGTGCTGTTCAGCGCGGCGATCGACGCGATCCCGCGCGAGTTGTTCGAAGCGGCGACGCTGGACGGCGCCGGCCGGTGGGCGACGTTCCGGGGGGTGACGCTGCCGCTGGTCCGGGAGAGTGTGCAGGTCGCCTTCGTCTACCTGGGCATTCTCGCGCTGGACGGGTTCGTGCTGGTGCAGGTCATGACGGTCGGGCCGGGCGGGCCGGACGGGGCGACCGAGGTGGTCGGGCTGTCGCTCTATCGGACCGCGTTCACGTACGGCAAGTTCGGCTACGCCACGGCGATGGGGGTGGCGCTGTTCTTCGCCTCGCTCACGCTCGCGGTGTTCGCGCTCCGCTGGGGCCGTCGGAATCAGGTGGAGATGGCATGA
- a CDS encoding HD domain-containing protein, producing the protein MRGAADFFYEAGVLKRTPRSGWALARMANRESVADHSFRTALIAMTMATMAGADPDRAATLALLHDLPEARLGDMHHLTRRYLDEPKPFLRVIEDQTAGLPDGVRELIRDRALQWVEQDSVEARIAKDADVIESVLHLRESLAERPELARRWVEYLAASVKTEVGRAMLAEIRATDPDDWWPRTVTGDLDGGAESGGAGSGR; encoded by the coding sequence GTGCGGGGAGCCGCGGACTTCTTCTATGAGGCCGGCGTCTTGAAGCGGACCCCGCGCAGCGGGTGGGCGCTCGCCCGGATGGCCAACCGGGAGTCTGTCGCGGATCACTCGTTCCGCACCGCATTGATAGCGATGACGATGGCAACGATGGCCGGCGCCGACCCGGACCGGGCGGCCACCCTCGCGCTGTTGCACGACCTGCCGGAGGCCCGGCTGGGCGATATGCACCATCTCACGCGGCGGTACCTTGACGAGCCGAAGCCGTTCCTGCGGGTGATCGAGGATCAGACCGCGGGGCTTCCGGACGGGGTTCGGGAGCTGATCCGGGACCGGGCCCTGCAGTGGGTCGAGCAGGATTCCGTGGAGGCCCGGATCGCCAAGGATGCCGACGTCATCGAGTCCGTGCTGCATCTGCGGGAAAGTCTGGCCGAGCGGCCGGAGTTGGCGAGGCGCTGGGTGGAGTACCTGGCAGCCTCGGTGAAGACCGAGGTGGGCCGCGCAATGCTGGCCGAGATCCGGGCCACCGATCCGGACGACTGGTGGCCGCGGACCGTCACCGGTGACCTTGATGGTGGCGCTGAGAGCGGCGGCGCAGGGTCAGGCCGATGA
- a CDS encoding helix-turn-helix domain-containing protein: MTSTSPGFEYLDLLAREAALVEFERPLVAARTAGATGTQLDELEQTKLLALKVRTLLERRRRREEELSALYDTAGDLAGLRDVDAVLRAIVHRVRTLLNVDVSYMTLNDPERGDTYMRVTDGSVAASFQKLRLPPGAGLGGLVALTGAPYATANYPTDSRFEHTTDIDQGVGDEGLVAILGVPMRLGSAVIGVLFAANRAERPFGREEVALLLSLAAHAAVALDTARLLSETQTALAELSTANAVIQAHSESVERAAAAHDRMTAVVLRGGGVDDVAADLVDVLHGALLVIDAQGRTLATALTPDCDVELPEPAGSTVGEAVAASRGEGRSVRRGDLIIAAVVAGADNLGALVFRPDRPLADVDQRILERAAQVTALLLLFRRTVAEAEAQVRGDLLDDLISRPVRDPDAVRTRATRLGLDVDAPYVVVAAGDETGDGLGQRAVSWARTFAATKRGLAMSRDGRVALLLPGEDPAGTARLIAKELSRTLGRPVTAGGAGPARGAGGVAPAYREADQCLSALITLGRAGSGADSAELGYVGLLLGDRRDVGGFVHGALGPVIDYDARRGTALIRTLEVYFDAGGGLAKAAESLHVHVNTVTQRLDRVTQLLGDDWQHPRRVLDLQLALRLHRLRGPLDADHT; encoded by the coding sequence ATGACCAGCACGTCGCCCGGATTCGAATATCTCGATCTGCTTGCCCGGGAAGCTGCCCTGGTGGAGTTCGAACGTCCGCTCGTCGCCGCGCGGACGGCCGGCGCCACCGGGACGCAGCTCGACGAGCTCGAGCAGACCAAACTGCTGGCTCTGAAGGTGCGGACCCTGCTGGAACGGCGTCGCCGGCGCGAGGAGGAGTTGTCGGCGCTGTACGACACGGCCGGCGACCTGGCCGGCCTGCGCGACGTGGACGCGGTGCTGCGCGCCATCGTGCACCGGGTCCGGACGCTGCTCAACGTCGACGTCTCGTACATGACGCTGAACGATCCGGAGCGCGGGGACACGTACATGCGGGTCACCGACGGGTCGGTGGCGGCCAGCTTCCAGAAGCTGCGGCTGCCGCCGGGAGCCGGGCTGGGCGGGCTGGTCGCGCTGACCGGAGCGCCGTACGCCACCGCGAACTACCCGACCGACAGCCGCTTCGAGCACACCACGGACATCGACCAAGGTGTCGGTGACGAGGGGCTTGTGGCGATTTTGGGCGTACCGATGCGGTTGGGCTCGGCAGTGATCGGCGTGTTGTTCGCGGCGAACCGCGCCGAACGGCCGTTCGGGCGGGAGGAGGTCGCGCTGCTGTTGTCGCTGGCGGCGCATGCCGCCGTCGCGCTGGACACGGCCCGGCTGCTCAGCGAGACGCAGACCGCGCTCGCCGAACTCTCCACGGCCAACGCGGTGATTCAGGCGCACAGCGAGTCGGTGGAACGCGCCGCGGCCGCGCACGACCGGATGACCGCGGTCGTGCTGCGCGGCGGCGGGGTCGACGACGTCGCCGCCGACCTGGTCGATGTGCTGCACGGCGCGCTGCTGGTGATCGACGCGCAGGGGCGCACGCTCGCGACCGCGCTGACGCCGGACTGCGACGTCGAACTGCCCGAGCCCGCCGGATCCACCGTGGGCGAGGCGGTCGCGGCCTCTCGCGGAGAAGGGCGCAGCGTACGCCGGGGCGACCTGATCATCGCCGCGGTGGTGGCCGGGGCCGACAACCTGGGTGCGCTGGTCTTCCGCCCGGACCGGCCCCTGGCCGACGTGGACCAGCGCATCCTCGAACGCGCCGCGCAGGTCACCGCGCTGCTGCTGCTGTTCCGGCGCACGGTCGCCGAAGCCGAGGCCCAGGTCCGCGGCGACCTGCTCGACGACCTGATCAGCCGCCCGGTCCGCGACCCCGACGCGGTCCGCACCCGGGCCACCCGGCTCGGTCTCGACGTGGACGCGCCGTATGTGGTGGTCGCCGCCGGTGACGAGACCGGTGACGGACTTGGGCAGCGGGCCGTCTCCTGGGCACGGACGTTCGCCGCCACCAAACGGGGACTCGCGATGTCGCGCGACGGCCGGGTGGCGCTGCTGCTGCCCGGCGAGGACCCGGCCGGCACCGCACGGCTGATCGCCAAAGAATTGAGCCGTACGCTCGGCCGCCCGGTCACCGCCGGTGGCGCCGGACCGGCCCGGGGCGCGGGTGGGGTGGCTCCGGCGTACCGGGAAGCTGATCAATGCCTGAGCGCGCTGATCACCCTGGGCCGTGCGGGGTCCGGCGCCGACTCCGCCGAGCTCGGCTATGTCGGTCTGCTGCTCGGTGACCGCCGCGATGTCGGCGGGTTCGTGCACGGCGCGCTCGGGCCGGTGATCGACTACGACGCGCGGCGGGGGACCGCGCTGATCCGCACGCTCGAGGTCTACTTCGACGCCGGCGGCGGCCTGGCCAAGGCCGCGGAGAGCCTGCACGTGCACGTCAACACCGTCACCCAGCGCCTGGACCGGGTGACCCAGCTGCTCGGCGACGACTGGCAACACCCCCGGCGGGTTCTCGACCTGCAACTGGCCCTGCGGTTGCACCGGCTGCGCGGCCCTCTGGACGCCGACCACACCTGA
- a CDS encoding cytochrome P450: MDFETALASLFSAEGRQDPYPAYDALRTHGPMFQALDGRWFITTHALTNRLLRDPNLRVADAADYDGFWPDWRENRGVASIVQSMLQYNPPDHTRVRRAAAATFTARRVAALRDVIASQAADLIKAMPAEVEFMSAFAYPLPIGVICALLGVPDADRPWFRQRAADLTVVLEPISTDEEMRRADAAGRDLEDYFIGLIAERQRSPQEDLTSALAATGSGLTGAELLANLVLLLVAGFETTTNLLGTGLRILLDHPTHAARLRADPELAPAYVEEILRYDSPVQLTTRFTSTPLDVGDSERLPSGAALTGLPSGAAPTGLPSGAAPTRLPGGAALTMLLGAANRDPARYPDPHRFDPDRPAIQPVSFGGGAHYCLGAPLARLEAQVAFPLLLTMLPRLALAGEPVLRDRLVLRGYAKLPITTG, from the coding sequence ATGGATTTCGAGACCGCGCTGGCGTCGTTGTTCTCCGCCGAGGGGCGCCAGGATCCGTACCCCGCGTATGACGCGCTGCGAACGCACGGGCCGATGTTCCAGGCGCTCGACGGGCGCTGGTTCATCACCACCCATGCGCTCACCAACCGGCTGCTGCGCGATCCGAACCTGCGTGTCGCCGACGCCGCCGACTACGACGGCTTCTGGCCCGACTGGCGGGAGAACCGCGGTGTCGCCTCGATCGTCCAGTCGATGCTGCAGTACAACCCGCCTGACCACACCCGGGTCCGCCGGGCGGCCGCGGCCACCTTCACCGCTCGCCGGGTGGCCGCGCTCCGCGACGTCATCGCCTCGCAGGCCGCCGACCTGATCAAGGCGATGCCGGCCGAGGTGGAATTCATGAGCGCGTTCGCGTACCCGTTGCCGATCGGCGTGATCTGCGCCCTGCTCGGCGTCCCCGATGCCGATCGCCCGTGGTTCCGGCAGCGCGCCGCCGACCTGACCGTCGTCCTCGAGCCGATCAGCACCGACGAGGAGATGCGCCGCGCCGACGCCGCCGGCCGCGACCTGGAGGACTACTTCATCGGCCTGATCGCCGAGCGCCAGCGCTCCCCGCAGGAGGATCTGACCAGCGCTCTCGCCGCCACCGGCTCCGGCCTGACCGGCGCCGAGCTGCTCGCCAACCTGGTGCTGCTGCTGGTCGCCGGCTTCGAGACCACCACCAACCTGCTCGGCACCGGCCTGCGCATCCTGCTCGACCATCCCACCCACGCGGCCCGCCTGCGTGCGGACCCCGAGCTGGCTCCGGCGTACGTCGAGGAGATCCTCCGCTACGACTCACCGGTCCAGCTGACCACCCGCTTCACGTCCACCCCGCTCGACGTGGGCGACAGCGAACGGCTGCCCTCCGGCGCTGCCCTGACGGGGCTGCCCTCCGGCGCCGCCCCGACGGGGCTGCCCTCCGGCGCCGCCCCGACGCGGCTGCCCGGAGGCGCTGCGCTGACCATGCTGCTCGGCGCTGCCAACCGCGACCCGGCCCGCTACCCCGACCCACACCGCTTCGACCCGGACCGCCCAGCAATCCAGCCCGTCTCCTTCGGCGGTGGCGCCCACTACTGCCTGGGCGCACCCTTGGCCCGGCTGGAGGCCCAGGTGGCTTTCCCGCTCCTGCTGACCATGCTGCCCCGGCTCGCTCTGGCCGGTGAGCCCGTGCTCCGCGATCGTCTGGTGCTGCGCGGCTACGCCAAGCTCCCCATCACGACAGGCTGA
- a CDS encoding carbohydrate ABC transporter permease gives MFAWAVVTALPLIWAVISSLKTDEEILNSPWSPPSSLHFENWSRAWTAASIGRYFFNSLIVVGGALVLTMLLGSLVAYALARYRFRGNRVVYYTFVAAMFFPVFLALVPLFFVVEQLGLLGTYHGLILVYTAYAVPFTVFFLHAFFRTLPTEVAEAAFLDGCGHGAVFFRVMLPLARPGLVAVGIFNFLGLWNQYLLPLVLNPDPERYVLAQGLAALSVSQGYDSDWSGLFAGLTIAMLPVLVAYVAFQRHIRAGMTAGAVR, from the coding sequence ATGTTCGCGTGGGCCGTGGTGACCGCGTTGCCGCTGATCTGGGCGGTGATCAGCTCGCTGAAGACGGACGAGGAGATCCTCAACTCGCCGTGGTCGCCGCCGTCGTCGCTGCACTTCGAGAACTGGTCGCGGGCGTGGACGGCGGCCAGCATCGGGCGGTACTTCTTCAACAGCCTGATCGTGGTCGGCGGGGCGCTGGTGCTGACCATGCTGCTCGGGTCGCTGGTCGCCTACGCCCTGGCGCGGTATCGGTTCCGGGGCAACCGGGTCGTCTACTACACGTTCGTCGCGGCCATGTTCTTCCCGGTGTTCCTCGCGCTCGTGCCGCTGTTCTTCGTGGTGGAGCAACTCGGGCTGCTCGGCACGTATCACGGGTTGATCCTGGTTTACACGGCTTACGCCGTACCCTTCACCGTCTTCTTCTTGCATGCCTTCTTCCGCACGCTGCCCACCGAGGTCGCCGAGGCGGCCTTCCTGGACGGCTGCGGGCACGGCGCGGTGTTCTTCCGCGTGATGCTGCCGCTCGCCCGGCCCGGGCTGGTCGCGGTCGGCATCTTCAATTTTCTGGGTCTGTGGAACCAGTACCTGCTGCCGCTCGTGCTGAATCCGGACCCGGAGCGATATGTCCTGGCGCAGGGATTGGCCGCCCTGTCGGTCAGCCAGGGCTACGACAGTGACTGGAGCGGCCTGTTCGCCGGCTTGACCATCGCCATGCTGCCGGTGCTCGTCGCCTACGTCGCGTTCCAGAGGCACATCCGCGCCGGGATGACCGCCGGCGCGGTCCGGTAA
- a CDS encoding glycosyl hydrolase, which translates to MSMGRRLFAGLLVSALSTFGFVAANAGSAAAADCGYLFDDFHYASSADPALTANGWTPRTYQGGPGVPGANWSASAITFPTSGGQKVMQLTASTDGTAAGTKHAELYSTQKRYLEGTYASRVRFTDAPVSGNDGDHINQTFFTISPLNGDMDPTYSELDISEYLPNGGWGETGPINYQTTWYTYRADPWYADNLHSSQRSSLDGWHDLVAQVANGQVVYYIDGVQVGVHGGKYFPRQTMTINWNLWFIDLATHTGGLSTYIEQVDWVLFAKNQVLSPSQVSSQTGSYRSAGTAFHDSVASSGPCSNPSPSPSSPSPSSPSPSPSTSQPPAGNCTSAPAWQFGTVYTGGNVVKHEKSKYGDPSGPKSGDGVHLWKARYWTQGSEPGWTEQWQDLGRC; encoded by the coding sequence ATGTCCATGGGTAGACGTCTCTTCGCAGGCCTACTGGTGTCCGCTTTGTCCACCTTCGGCTTCGTCGCTGCCAACGCCGGCAGCGCCGCCGCCGCTGACTGCGGCTACCTCTTCGACGACTTCCACTACGCCTCGTCCGCCGACCCGGCCCTGACCGCCAACGGCTGGACGCCGCGCACCTACCAGGGCGGGCCGGGTGTGCCCGGCGCCAACTGGTCGGCGTCGGCGATCACCTTCCCGACCTCCGGCGGCCAGAAGGTCATGCAGCTCACCGCGTCGACGGACGGCACCGCCGCCGGCACCAAGCACGCCGAGCTCTACTCCACGCAGAAGCGCTATCTCGAAGGGACCTACGCCAGCCGGGTCCGGTTCACCGACGCACCGGTCAGCGGCAACGACGGCGACCACATCAACCAGACGTTCTTCACGATCAGCCCGCTCAACGGGGACATGGATCCCACGTACAGCGAGCTGGACATCTCCGAGTACCTGCCGAACGGCGGCTGGGGCGAGACCGGGCCGATCAACTACCAGACCACCTGGTACACGTACCGCGCCGACCCCTGGTACGCCGACAACCTGCACTCGTCGCAGCGGTCCAGCCTGGACGGCTGGCACGACCTGGTCGCCCAGGTGGCGAACGGGCAGGTCGTCTACTACATCGACGGCGTGCAGGTCGGGGTGCACGGCGGCAAGTACTTCCCGCGGCAGACGATGACCATCAACTGGAACCTGTGGTTCATCGACCTGGCCACCCATACCGGCGGGCTGTCCACGTACATCGAGCAGGTGGACTGGGTGCTGTTCGCCAAGAACCAGGTACTCAGCCCGTCGCAGGTCTCCTCGCAGACCGGCTCCTACCGCTCGGCGGGCACCGCGTTCCACGACTCGGTCGCCTCGTCCGGACCGTGCTCGAACCCCTCCCCCTCACCCTCCTCCCCGTCGCCGTCCTCCCCGTCCCCGTCGCCGTCCACCAGCCAGCCTCCGGCCGGCAACTGCACCTCGGCGCCGGCCTGGCAGTTCGGCACGGTCTACACCGGCGGCAACGTCGTGAAACACGAGAAGAGCAAGTACGGCGACCCGTCCGGCCCCAAGTCGGGCGACGGCGTGCACCTGTGGAAGGCCAGGTACTGGACCCAGGGCTCCGAACCCGGCTGGACCGAACAGTGGCAGGACCTGGGCCGCTGCTGA
- a CDS encoding SemiSWEET family sugar transporter, which translates to MESFLGLTAAAWGVVMALAPALQIKRMITRRSSADISLGYFALLLPGFALWIAYGWTRADWPLVVPNILAFTVTLTTIIIGLTLRRRSQRHHQGHR; encoded by the coding sequence ATGGAGTCTTTTCTCGGTCTCACAGCGGCCGCCTGGGGCGTGGTGATGGCCTTGGCCCCCGCCCTGCAGATCAAGCGCATGATCACCCGACGTTCCTCAGCCGACATCTCGCTGGGCTACTTCGCCCTGCTGCTGCCCGGCTTCGCGCTCTGGATCGCCTACGGCTGGACCCGCGCCGACTGGCCCCTGGTAGTCCCCAACATTCTGGCCTTCACCGTCACCCTGACCACGATCATCATCGGCCTGACCCTGCGCCGCCGCTCTCAGCGCCACCATCAAGGTCACCGGTGA
- a CDS encoding MFS transporter — protein sequence MSITSAPAAGTERASIVKVVFASLVGTAVEWYDFFLYGSAAALVFGTLFFPSSDPVTGTLLAFGTYALGFVARPLGGIVFGHFGDRVGRKKMLVVSLMLMGGATIAIGLLPTYATIGIAAPILLLTCRLLQGFAVGGEWGGAVLMAAEHGDDARRGFWTSWPQAGVALGNLLATGVLWLLALVQPDEAFEAWGWRIPFLLSAVLVLVGLWVRLSIEESPVFKQAQTQLAGRNHQPLLEVIRRYPREVLLAMGMRLAENIGYYIVTVISITYLTTFAGTSADKSLILTALLVGSGVQFVIIPLIGALSDRVGRRPIYLVGAAGIAIWSFFFFDLVGSKSEPKIILAVVVGLFLHALMYAPQAAFFSELFGTSVRYTGASVGYQLASIVAGALAPIIALKLLGDVEAPNTTAVAIYMTVASVITIVAVLLAKETARTSLRHDRTLD from the coding sequence ATGTCCATAACCTCCGCGCCGGCGGCCGGCACCGAACGTGCGTCCATCGTCAAGGTTGTCTTCGCGTCCCTGGTCGGCACCGCGGTGGAGTGGTACGACTTCTTCCTCTACGGCTCCGCGGCCGCCCTCGTCTTCGGCACCCTGTTCTTCCCGTCCTCCGACCCGGTGACCGGCACCCTGCTGGCGTTCGGCACGTACGCGCTCGGCTTCGTGGCCCGCCCCCTCGGCGGCATCGTCTTCGGCCACTTCGGCGACCGGGTCGGCCGCAAGAAGATGCTGGTCGTCTCGCTCATGCTGATGGGCGGCGCGACCATCGCGATCGGGTTGCTGCCGACCTACGCGACGATCGGCATCGCGGCGCCGATCCTGCTGCTCACCTGCCGTCTCCTGCAGGGCTTCGCGGTCGGCGGCGAATGGGGCGGCGCGGTGCTGATGGCCGCCGAGCACGGCGACGACGCGCGGCGCGGCTTCTGGACGTCGTGGCCGCAGGCCGGGGTGGCGCTGGGCAACCTGCTCGCCACCGGGGTGCTGTGGCTGCTCGCCCTGGTGCAGCCGGACGAGGCGTTCGAGGCGTGGGGCTGGCGGATCCCGTTCCTGCTCAGCGCGGTGCTCGTGCTGGTCGGGCTGTGGGTGCGGCTCAGCATCGAGGAGTCGCCGGTCTTCAAGCAGGCGCAGACCCAGCTCGCCGGGCGCAACCACCAGCCGCTGCTCGAGGTGATCCGGCGGTACCCGCGGGAGGTGCTGCTCGCGATGGGTATGCGGCTGGCCGAGAACATCGGGTACTACATCGTCACGGTCATCTCGATCACCTACCTGACCACCTTCGCCGGGACCTCGGCCGACAAGAGCCTGATCCTGACGGCGTTGCTGGTCGGCTCCGGCGTACAGTTCGTGATCATTCCGTTGATCGGTGCTCTTTCCGACCGGGTCGGTCGCCGGCCGATCTATCTGGTCGGCGCGGCCGGCATCGCGATCTGGTCGTTCTTCTTCTTCGACCTGGTCGGCAGCAAGTCCGAGCCGAAGATCATTCTGGCGGTGGTGGTCGGTCTGTTCCTGCACGCTCTGATGTACGCGCCGCAGGCGGCCTTCTTTTCCGAGCTGTTCGGGACGTCGGTGCGGTACACGGGCGCGTCGGTCGGCTACCAGCTGGCGTCGATCGTGGCGGGAGCGCTGGCGCCGATCATCGCGCTGAAGCTGCTCGGCGATGTGGAGGCGCCGAACACGACGGCGGTGGCGATCTACATGACCGTGGCGTCGGTGATCACGATCGTGGCCGTGCTGCTGGCGAAGGAGACCGCGCGGACGTCGCTGCGGCATGACCGGACGCTCGACTGA